From Nguyenibacter vanlangensis, one genomic window encodes:
- a CDS encoding sugar porter family MFS transporter, with amino-acid sequence MSLDQSAGLVRSDDGVGAASSARAIVVGILAALAGLMFGLDTGVIAGALGFIGDEFHAGARMQEWIVSSMMAAAALGSMAAGRISFHFGRRRALLGASLLFLAGSVACALAPSISVLIAGRVLLGLAVGIAAFAAPLYISEITVEAVRGAMVSFYQLMVTLGIFLAYVTDSLLSYGAHWRWMLGLMAVPAALFCLGCAVLPDSPRWLMMRGDSKRARQVMLHLRRDPTEADAEIRDIAQELRKPGGNGGALFWTNANFRRSVMLGVALQIMQQLTGINVLMYYAPKIFQAAHFGVSASTWATALLGLINMASTGFAIAFIDRWGRRPLLILSCAIMTAAMLGAGGLMMLGGDSLAQQIGMVAALLTFVAGFAIGAGPLVWTLCAEIQPLRGRDFGIACSTFTNWAANWLISNVFLTMMAALGEAVTFGLFALMNGLFVVITLLYVPETRGVSLEEIEARLMSGRRLRDLGR; translated from the coding sequence ATGTCTCTAGACCAGTCAGCCGGGCTTGTGCGGTCGGATGACGGCGTCGGCGCGGCGTCGTCGGCGCGCGCAATCGTCGTGGGCATTCTTGCGGCTCTGGCGGGGTTGATGTTCGGCCTGGACACTGGTGTCATCGCGGGTGCGCTGGGTTTCATCGGTGATGAATTCCATGCCGGCGCCCGTATGCAGGAATGGATCGTGTCGTCCATGATGGCGGCGGCGGCGCTCGGCTCCATGGCGGCCGGCCGCATCTCCTTCCATTTCGGCCGCCGGCGCGCCCTGTTGGGCGCATCCTTGCTGTTCCTCGCCGGATCCGTCGCCTGCGCGCTCGCGCCGTCGATTTCCGTGCTGATCGCCGGCCGCGTACTGCTGGGGCTGGCGGTCGGGATCGCCGCCTTCGCCGCGCCTCTCTACATTTCCGAGATCACGGTCGAGGCCGTGCGTGGCGCGATGGTGTCCTTCTACCAGTTGATGGTCACGCTGGGGATCTTCCTCGCCTATGTGACGGACAGCTTGCTGTCCTACGGGGCGCATTGGCGTTGGATGCTGGGTCTGATGGCCGTGCCGGCTGCGCTCTTCTGCCTTGGCTGCGCTGTCCTTCCCGATAGTCCCCGTTGGCTGATGATGCGCGGCGATTCGAAGCGCGCCCGCCAGGTCATGTTGCACCTGCGGCGCGACCCGACCGAAGCTGATGCCGAAATCCGCGATATCGCCCAGGAACTCCGCAAGCCTGGTGGCAATGGGGGCGCCCTGTTCTGGACGAACGCGAATTTTCGCCGGTCCGTCATGCTGGGCGTGGCGCTGCAGATCATGCAGCAACTGACCGGTATCAATGTTCTGATGTATTACGCGCCGAAGATCTTCCAGGCGGCACATTTCGGCGTTTCCGCCTCGACATGGGCGACGGCCCTGCTCGGCCTGATCAACATGGCCTCGACCGGCTTCGCCATTGCGTTTATCGACCGGTGGGGACGGCGTCCTCTGCTTATCCTCAGTTGCGCGATCATGACCGCCGCGATGCTGGGCGCCGGGGGGCTGATGATGTTGGGCGGCGATTCGCTCGCGCAGCAGATCGGAATGGTCGCGGCCCTGCTGACCTTCGTGGCGGGATTCGCGATTGGTGCCGGGCCGCTGGTGTGGACGCTCTGTGCCGAAATTCAGCCGCTGCGTGGGCGCGATTTCGGCATTGCCTGCTCGACTTTCACCAACTGGGCGGCGAACTGGCTGATCAGCAACGTGTTCCTGACCATGATGGCGGCACTGGGCGAGGCGGTGACGTTCGGGCTGTTCGCCCTGATGAACGGTCTCTTCGTCGTCATCACCCTTCTTTACGTACCCGAGACCCGTGGGGTCTCGCTCGAGGAAATCGAGGCCCGCCTGATGTCAGGCCGGCGATTGCGTGATCTGGGGCGGTGA
- a CDS encoding dienelactone hydrolase family protein: protein MILREHEMIDIPTGSGPMRLHVLRPAATGRFPGVVLFSEIYQVTAPIRRLAAMIAGLGYVVAVPEVYHEYEAAGTVLAYDQPGTDRGNALKYTKPITAYDDDARAAIAWLADHPACTGRIGTMGVCLGGHLALRAAMNGAVSAAACFYATDIHSSTLGEGQQDDTLRRIGEISGELLMVWGRQDPHVPFAGRQVIRETFEAANARYEWYEVNGQHAFLRDEGHRYDPALFLQCMAWVRSMFERTLRPG, encoded by the coding sequence ATGATCCTGAGGGAACATGAAATGATCGATATCCCGACCGGGTCCGGCCCGATGCGGCTGCATGTGCTGCGCCCGGCGGCGACGGGTCGCTTCCCGGGTGTCGTGCTGTTTTCCGAAATCTATCAGGTCACTGCGCCGATCCGCAGGCTCGCGGCAATGATCGCCGGCCTTGGCTACGTCGTGGCCGTGCCGGAAGTCTATCACGAGTACGAAGCCGCTGGCACCGTTCTCGCCTACGACCAGCCCGGGACGGATCGTGGCAACGCGCTCAAATACACCAAGCCGATCACGGCTTACGATGACGATGCCAGGGCGGCGATTGCGTGGCTGGCAGACCACCCGGCCTGTACCGGCCGGATCGGGACGATGGGGGTCTGTCTGGGTGGTCATCTGGCGTTGCGGGCCGCGATGAACGGCGCCGTGTCGGCTGCAGCCTGTTTCTATGCCACCGACATCCACTCTTCGACGCTGGGCGAGGGGCAGCAGGATGACACGCTGCGGCGGATCGGCGAAATTTCGGGCGAACTCCTGATGGTATGGGGGCGCCAGGATCCGCATGTTCCCTTCGCGGGCCGCCAGGTGATCCGCGAAACCTTCGAGGCGGCGAACGCACGCTATGAATGGTACGAGGTAAACGGCCAGCACGCCTTCCTGCGTGACGAAGGCCATCGGTACGACCCGGCCCTTTTCCTGCAATGCATGGCCTGGGTACGGTCCATGTTCGAGCGGACGTTGCGGCCCGGGTGA
- a CDS encoding MFS transporter, which translates to MKIWTKRVLAEGEGLHGRARVMAMFAVALSVLLSVLDYAIANVALPTIAHDIHASPSSSIWVINAYQLASVSTLLPLASLGARVGFSRLCRIGLVMFVIASLLCASSHTLLELSLARALQGVGGACIMSVNIALLRFIYPHAEIGRGISLNGVVVASGVALGPTIASAVLSVADWPWIFLINLPLGAVAMLAAIVYLPRTPRSESSFDLVSAALNVMAFGGTIVGLDSLVHHSGRVVAIILLLSGLTAFVQLALRQAGRTDPMLPIDLLAVPDFLVAFGVGFGAFVASNFFIISMPFTLETLLHRSAVATGLLITPWPVGIVAISFIVGRIADNVPAGILSSIGLAITGIGFALLCFLPADAGNLDIIWRIGLAGVGFGIFQPPNNRAMMVSAPPGRSGSASGMVSVARLAGQTMGAMFVALTFSIVDRDPNLKCLELAACTAGLSALLSVSRLLRGTLHPSSRPGVDAGI; encoded by the coding sequence ATGAAAATCTGGACAAAGCGTGTATTGGCCGAGGGCGAGGGATTGCATGGCCGCGCCCGCGTCATGGCGATGTTTGCTGTCGCCCTGTCCGTTCTGTTGTCGGTCCTGGACTACGCCATCGCAAACGTGGCCCTCCCGACGATCGCCCACGATATCCACGCCTCTCCGTCATCCTCGATCTGGGTCATCAACGCCTATCAGCTTGCCAGTGTATCCACGTTGCTGCCGCTGGCATCGTTGGGCGCGCGTGTCGGGTTCTCGCGGCTATGCCGGATCGGGCTTGTGATGTTCGTGATTGCGTCGCTGCTTTGCGCATCGTCACATACGTTGCTCGAACTCTCCCTGGCTCGTGCGCTCCAGGGTGTCGGCGGCGCATGCATCATGAGCGTGAATATTGCCCTGTTGCGCTTCATTTATCCGCATGCCGAAATCGGGCGGGGAATATCGCTGAACGGGGTCGTGGTGGCGTCCGGTGTGGCGCTTGGCCCGACGATCGCATCGGCTGTACTGTCCGTGGCCGATTGGCCCTGGATCTTCCTGATCAACCTGCCTCTGGGGGCCGTCGCGATGCTGGCCGCCATCGTCTACTTGCCTCGCACACCGCGCAGCGAATCGTCGTTTGACCTGGTCAGCGCGGCATTGAACGTCATGGCCTTCGGCGGAACGATTGTCGGGCTGGATAGTCTGGTTCATCACAGCGGCCGGGTTGTGGCCATCATATTGTTGCTGTCCGGCCTGACCGCCTTCGTTCAATTGGCCCTGCGTCAGGCTGGCCGCACCGATCCCATGCTGCCGATCGATCTGCTGGCCGTACCGGACTTCCTGGTCGCATTTGGCGTGGGTTTCGGGGCTTTCGTGGCTTCGAACTTCTTCATCATTTCGATGCCCTTCACGCTGGAAACGCTCCTGCATCGCTCGGCAGTGGCAACCGGCCTCTTGATTACGCCATGGCCGGTCGGAATCGTGGCCATCTCCTTTATTGTCGGGCGTATCGCCGATAACGTGCCTGCCGGCATCCTTTCGTCGATCGGCTTGGCCATCACCGGCATCGGCTTCGCTCTTTTATGTTTCCTTCCAGCCGATGCCGGCAATCTCGACATTATCTGGCGTATCGGCCTGGCCGGGGTGGGCTTCGGAATTTTTCAGCCTCCGAACAATCGGGCGATGATGGTCTCGGCGCCGCCAGGGCGTTCCGGAAGCGCCAGCGGCATGGTGTCCGTTGCGCGCCTGGCCGGCCAGACAATGGGCGCCATGTTCGTGGCGCTGACCTTCAGCATCGTCGATCGCGATCCCAACCTTAAATGCCTGGAACTGGCAGCCTGCACTGCGGGCCTCTCCGCGTTGCTCAGTGTCAGCCGCCTGCTCCGGGGTACGCTGCACCCCTCCTCGCGCCCGGGGGTCGACGCGGGGATATAG